One part of the Ziziphus jujuba cultivar Dongzao chromosome 2, ASM3175591v1 genome encodes these proteins:
- the LOC107419165 gene encoding plant intracellular Ras-group-related LRR protein 7, translating into MGCYSSKNADSKVNRVARWRSTGIVALRDSKLKTFPEEVLDLDRSVRTLDLTHNKIVDVPMDISKLINMQRLVLADNLIEHLPINLGKLQSLKVMTLDGNKITSLPDELGQLVRLERLSISGNLLAYLPETIGSLRNLLILNVSNNKLKSLPESIGSCFSLEELQANDNLIEGLPESVCNLMHVKSLSLDNNNVKQIPTNLLKDCKALQNISLHGNPISMDQFQQMEGFQEFEARRRKKFDKQIDSNVMIGSKGLDEGVDL; encoded by the exons ATGGGTTGCTATTCTAGCAAAAACGCGGACTCTAAGGTCAACAGGGTCGCTCGGTGGAGATCCACGGGCATTGTTGCTCTGCGTGATTCCAAATTGAAG ACATTTCCAGAAGAAGTTCTTGATCTGGATAGATCTGTACGCACTCTTGATTTAACTCACAATAAAATTG TGGATGTTCCTATGGACATAAGCAAATTGATCAACATGCAGCGACTG GTTTTAGCCGATAACCTCATTGAGCACCTGCCAATAAATTTGGGGAAATTACAGTCTCTAAAAGTTATGACACTTGATGGAAATAAAATCACTTCCTTACCTGATGAAT TGGGGCAGTTGGTGAGGCTTGAGCGGTTATCCATTTCAGGGAATTTGTTAGCATATTTGCCTGAAACTATTGGCAGCTTGCGCAAT TTATTGATCTTAAATGTGTCAAATAACAAATTGAAATCTCTTCCTGAATCAATTGGGAGTTGCTTCTCGTTAGAAGAATTGCAAGCAAATG ATAATCTTATTGAAGGTCTTCCTGAATCTGTCTGCAATCTTATGCACGTAAAGTCACTTTCCCTGGACAATAATAATGTGAAGCAG ATACCTACAAATCTGTTGAAAGATTGTAAAGCTTTGCAGAATATTTCCCTGCATGGGAATCCTATTTCAATGGATCAGTTTCAGCAG ATGGAAGGATTCCAAGAATTTGAAGCAAGGAGGAGGAAGAAATTTGACAAGCAAATTGATTCAAATGTGATGATCGGTTCCAAAGGCCTTGATGAGGGTGTTGATCTTTAA
- the LOC107419162 gene encoding uncharacterized protein LOC107419162 has product MVQKRPYDDEEIFKITVKHPRQVEPSKQLVSFSESVFPVDDASRTPRTLDDGFPNPDTGGDEKLSGDIFTHPLNVCEDIETSAPGSFSFSSWPTSSTSEEDSLSEPPFQVPSFPENFTPERRPLTHCEDVYSLLLNHPPRKFVPIGPDHQADVPEWGLQGTNNISNHLDTPEAASNLDLEEEKKWMGVCVCPMPDWTSSACIDGKVGSGRTDCSCEDGGSIRCVRQHISEAREKLVKTFGRERFLELGFGDMGEQVAHRWSEEEEQVFHEVVFSNPVSLGKNFWHNLFAVFPSRTKREIVSYYFNVFMLRRRAEQNRYDPANIDSDNDEWQESDDYGDNELGVTEEDDDSVVESPAYEDGAGNNHCQEDLHEYEEDGDDDTCDENGNLEFFSGGMNHISQSCPGKFLNNYCSGHMVDSQDKIAWDDGGDQDVQDDSCTSSDTGVASLGNQVKSGNGNHCPGTFDGLSSGGNHGYVLDHCDAKDWDVGYMTCSKNKVDFLPTPNMIEEVFGEESWNHKVRDGKNLS; this is encoded by the exons ATGGTACAGAAACGACCTTATGATGATGAGGAAATATTCAAGATTACTGTCAAGCACCCAAGACAGGTGGAACCCAGCAAACAGCTTGTTTCGTTTTCAGAATCTGTTTTTCCTGTAGATGATGCTTCCAGGACACCGCGGACTTTAG ATGATGGATTCCCAAATCCCGACACGGGAGGTGATGAGAAACTTTCTGGTGACATCTTTACCCATCCTCTAAATGTTTGTGAGGACATTGAAACCAGTGCACCTGGCTCCTTTTCCTTCTCATCATGGCCCACCAGCAGTACCAGTGAAGAAGATTCCCTATCAGAGCCACCATTTCAAGTACCTTCTTTCCCTGAAAATTTTACCCCTGAGCGTAGGCCATTAACTCATTGCGAGGATGTTTATTCTTTACTTCTAAATCACCCTCCACGGAAGTTTGTTCCAATTGGACCAGATCATCAAGCTGATGTTCCAGAATGGGGATTGCAAGGCACTAATAATATCTCAAACCATTTAGATACACCTGAAGCAGCTTCAAACTTGGACCttgaggaggaaaaaaaatggatggGTGTATGTGTCTGTCCAATGCCTGATTGGACTTCATCTGCATGCATAGATGGGAAAGTTGGTAGTGGTAGAACTGATTGCAGTTGTGAGGATGGAGGTTCAATCAGATGTGTTAGACAACACATTTCGGAAGCCAGAGAGAAACTTGTAAAAACCTTTGGGCGAGAGAGATTTCTGGAGCTAGGATTTGGTGATATGGGGGAGCAAGTGGCACACAGGTGGAGTGAAGAGGAGGAACAAGTATTCCATGAAGTGGTCTTCTCTAATCCAGTGTCATTGGGCAAGAATTTCTGGCACAATCTTTTTGCTGTGTTCCCCTCCCGAACCAAAAGGGAGATTGTCAGTTACTACTTCAATGTCTTTATGCTTCGGAGACGAGCTGAACAGAATAGATATGACCCAGCAAACATCGATAGTGATAATGATGAATGGCAAGAAAGTGATGATTATGGTGATAATGAACTTGGAGTGACAGAGGAAGATGATGACTCAGTTGTTGAGTCTCCTGCATATGAAGATGGTGCTGGCAATAATCATTGTCAGGAAGATTTGCATGAGTACGAGgaggatggtgatgatgatacTTGTGATGAGAATGGTAATTTAGAATTTTTCAGTGGGGGCATGAACCACATTTCGCAGTCATGTCCTGGGAAGTTTCTCAACAATTATTGTTCCGGTCACATGGTCGATTCTCAGGATAAAATTGCTTGGGATGATGGAGGAGATCAAGATGTCCAAGATGATTCGTGTACATCCTCTGATACAGGGGTTGCTTCACTGGGAAACCAGGTCAAATCTGGAAATGGCAATCATTGCCCAGGTACTTTTGATGGGTTGAGCAGTGGCGGCAATCATGGATATGTTTTGGACCATTGTGATGCTAAAGATTGGGACGTTGGGTATATGACTTGCTCTAAAAATAAGGTTGATTTCTTGCCAACTCCCAATATGATTGAAGAGGTTTTTGGAGAAGAGTCATGGAATCACAAGGTTAGAGATGGGAAGAATTTGAGTTAG